One Nocardia huaxiensis genomic window, AGGCGCCGACGATGAGCGCGCCGGTCCCTGGCCACTCCTCGATCAGTTCGACCAGTGCGCCGAGCAGGGCGGCGTCCCGCTCGACCCCGACCGCGAGGCCCGCACCCGCGGCTGCCACTCGTGCGGCATGTTCCTCCGCGCGAGACACCACGGCGTCCTGGATCCGCTCCTTCGAGCCGAAGCGCTTCAGCACGGCCGCCTTGGAGTAGCCGGCGCCGTCGGCGATCGCCTGCACGGTCCCCTGGGCGAACCCGTGCTGCGCAAACACGAAGGCCGCCACGTCGATCAACGCGTGATCGATCTCTTCGCTGGTGGGTCTCACGGTCGGCTTCATGACCAGAGGTTACCGTTTTGGTCAGCTACTGACCGAAACGGTCATGCTCGCAGCCTTCGACCGCTACGGGTGCCCGTGTGCGGCGGTATTGACAGCCATCTGTAATAAAGGTAACACTGTTGCCGATAATATTCATACGGCTGATCCGTGTGGCGTCGGTCTCCTGTGCGCGGTTTCGTGGTCGATCCCGGCGGACTTCGAAGCGGCGCTGCCGTTGGTGCCGGGGAGTGCAGAAGGGAAGCGGCGATGACATCGGAAGCGCAGCTGCTGCTGCGGGGCGGGATCGTCCTCACGATGGACGACGAGATCGGCGACTTCGACAAGGCCGACGTGCTGATCGACAATGGCGAGATTGTCGCGGTGGGCCGTGACTTGCACAGTGCGGCAAAGGTTGTCGATTGCGCGGGAAAGATCGTCATCCCCGGGTTCGTCAACTCGCATCATCACATGTTCCAGACGGCGTTGCGATCGTTCTGGTCCGACGCACTGGAGCTCGACTACTTCCTGCAGTCCCGAACGGGTGAGGATGCTCTGTTCCATCAGTACACCCCCGAGGATGTGTACTGGGGCGAATACGGTGGCGCCCTGGAGTGCCTCGCGGCAGGCACCACGACGGTTGTCGACACCTCACAGTGCTCCTACACCCCCGAGCACACCGATGCCGCGCTCGATGCCATCCGTCGAGCCGGAATCCGCTGCATGTTCAGCTTCTCGCCGGCGTTCGGTGATCATGAACCCGCGCCGACCTACGCCCACCCCGACGATATCCATCGGTTGTGCGGTGCCTACGACCCCTCTGATGCGGCCGGGCTGGTCCGGCTGGCACTCGGCTATCACGTCGACGAGGACCTCTTCCAGCTGGCGAAAGACCTCGAGCTGCCCGTCTTCGCCCATGTCAATGATGTCAGCTGGGGCCGGGTGCTCGAACAGTTCGAGGCCGAGGGCCTGCTGGGACCGTGGATCACCTACATCCATTGCCTCGGGCTGGAAGATACTGCGTGGAAGGCGATTCGGCGGTCCGGTGGCCGAGTATCGGTGTCCGTCAGCGCGGAACTTTCGCTCGGGATGGGGGTGCCCGCACTCCAGGCGGCGGTTGATCACCAGGTGCCGGTAAGCCTCGGAACCGATACGGTCAGTACGGCGCCGGCCGACTTCTTCTCGCAGATGCGGGCCGCTTTTCTGCTACAGCGTCACACCGCCATGGACGCTGCCCGGCGCGGAAGGCCCGAAACCGCCGCTCCGCTCTCGACGCGTGACATCCTGCGTATCGCCACGGTCGGTGGCGCCAGGGCCGCTCATCTGGACCACCTGGTGGGAACCCTGACTCCCGGTAAGCGGGCCGATATCGCAATCCTGAACGCGCGCACGCTCAATGCGAGTCCGGTGAATCACGCGGCGGGTGCGATCGTCCAGTTGATGGACACCGGCAATGTCGACACGGTTCTGGTCGACGGGCGCATCGTCAAGCAGGGCGGGCGGATGCTCCACGCCGACATCGATGATGTGCTTTCGCATCTCGACCGGTCTGCGGCCGGCCTGCTCGAGCGGGCCGGCAAAGACGGCATCCTGCTCACCGGCTGTCGATCGTACTGAGCCGATCGCGGATTCGTCTCCCGTTGACGGCGCGGCCGTCAACGGGAGATCGCCATCAGGCGCTGAGCGCGCCCATTTTGGCCAGTGACTTGTCCAGTGCGCCCACGATGGACTTCGCGAACACTCCGCCCATCGGGCCGTCGATCATGCCCCCGTTGATCCTGGCGACCACATCGACTCCGGTGGTCGCACCCTGTGCGCGCAACCGGATATCGAGCGCGAGTGTTACTGCGGCACGGGTGGTTCCGCTCAAAGCGATCGAGCGGAACCGGTCGACCTCATCGAAGGTCCAGTCGATGGTTATCGGCATGTTCATCACGGTGGCCGCGGCGGTCGCGGTGACGCCCGTTTCGAGGGCTTCCGGGACGTCGGTCTTCCATGATTTGTGGATGACGAGCCATTCGCCCCATCGC contains:
- a CDS encoding TetR/AcrR family transcriptional regulator → MKPTVRPTSEEIDHALIDVAAFVFAQHGFAQGTVQAIADGAGYSKAAVLKRFGSKERIQDAVVSRAEEHAARVAAAGAGLAVGVERDAALLGALVELIEEWPGTGALIVGAFWLTREPEIMQRLSGAQRTLMEAFDPDVWTDEGRHVRVVSAIGAVTVTMMANREARWTERTDVVIAAGLGALGHRGDGDVGTGD
- a CDS encoding amidohydrolase family protein; the encoded protein is MVDPGGLRSGAAVGAGECRREAAMTSEAQLLLRGGIVLTMDDEIGDFDKADVLIDNGEIVAVGRDLHSAAKVVDCAGKIVIPGFVNSHHHMFQTALRSFWSDALELDYFLQSRTGEDALFHQYTPEDVYWGEYGGALECLAAGTTTVVDTSQCSYTPEHTDAALDAIRRAGIRCMFSFSPAFGDHEPAPTYAHPDDIHRLCGAYDPSDAAGLVRLALGYHVDEDLFQLAKDLELPVFAHVNDVSWGRVLEQFEAEGLLGPWITYIHCLGLEDTAWKAIRRSGGRVSVSVSAELSLGMGVPALQAAVDHQVPVSLGTDTVSTAPADFFSQMRAAFLLQRHTAMDAARRGRPETAAPLSTRDILRIATVGGARAAHLDHLVGTLTPGKRADIAILNARTLNASPVNHAAGAIVQLMDTGNVDTVLVDGRIVKQGGRMLHADIDDVLSHLDRSAAGLLERAGKDGILLTGCRSY
- a CDS encoding SRPBCC family protein yields the protein MRTVETSATLHAQPDEIWKVIGNPLRWGEWLVIHKSWKTDVPEALETGVTATAAATVMNMPITIDWTFDEVDRFRSIALSGTTRAAVTLALDIRLRAQGATTGVDVVARINGGMIDGPMGGVFAKSIVGALDKSLAKMGALSA